The Aquila chrysaetos chrysaetos chromosome 7, bAquChr1.4, whole genome shotgun sequence DNA segment CACCAAAAGGTGGCCTCCTTGTGCTGCCCGTATTAAAGCATGGGTTTGATGAGAGTGCCTGCTTTTTCTGCCACAGCGAGGTCAAGCACTTGTTGCACCCAGATTTTTCTCAGCGCCAGCCCTCACATAGCTTATGGTCTTTGGCTGAACTGAAGCTTCTGctgtcttctttttccttttttgttcatctttcctccttttctttccctgaccCATAAAGACCATCACTGGTTATTCTGCCCCTGACAGAGAAAATACTGCCAAGTGGAGGAGCAGCACAAGGTTCAATCCTTGCATGTagtggaaaagcagctttggcTTATAGAACTTCATTTCCTTGGGCCGCTGCTGTGCTGTCAGATTTCCCACTCTTGCAGATTCCTGTGCCTGGCCTGGCGTTAGTTCCCAAGGTGTCCAACAGCTGCCTCAGTCACAAGCGGAAGACTTACTCGATGCCACAGGGGCTGCATCTCAGATACCCGAAGATCGGTCAGTCCGGCTGAAGCGACCACCGTAGACGTTACCACGGGCCGAGGCCCATCAGTAGGCTTCCAAAGGCTGTTTCTGCCGAGAGCATCTGCCTGGACCTCAGCAAGAGCACCGAGCCGTTCCCGAGGATGCGGCGGTGGCCGCTGCACGCAGCTGGATTCTGCTAGGAGCCTTGTTTGTATGAGGCCTCCATCTCCGGGCAGGCtgtgtgtattgggtttgtgtggcaaggttttggtagtggggggctacaggggttgcttctgtgagaagctgctagaaacttcccctgtgtcccatggagccaatgccagccggctccaagatggacctgccgctggccaaggccgagcccatcagcgacggtggtgataatgcctctgggagaacatttcagaagggaaaaaaaactgctgtgcaacagcaattGCAGccgggagggaggagtgagaatGTGTgagagaaccaaccctgcagacccccaggtcagtgaagaaggagggggaggagatgctccaggcgccggagaagagattcccctgcagcccgtggggaagaccatgctgaggcaggctgtccccctgcagcccacggaggtccacggtggagcagatctccacctgcagcccagggagagaggaccccacaccagagcaggtgggttcccgaaggaggctgtgaccccgtgggaagcccgcgctggagcaggctcctggcaggacctgcggatctgtggagagaggagcccacggagcaggttttctggcaggacttgtgaccccatgggggacccacgctggagcactctgtgctcctgaaggactgcacgccgtggaaaggacccatgctggagcagttcgtgaaggactgcagcccgtgggaaagACTTACGTTGGAGAGTTTGcagagaactgtctcccgtggctgggaccccacactggagcagggcaagagtgtgatgagtcccgcccctgaggaggatgaagtggcagagacaacatgtgatgaactggCCGCAACCCCCATTCTCCGTCCCCatgtgccgctgggggggtaggtagagaatccaggagtgaagctgtgcctgggaagaaggtgtgataaatgaatttagtctcaaacaggattccaatcaaagcttacaatttattaaatgaataaaggcaagcaaacaaCACTGGCTACATCAAGAATCTCTGCACCttgtgaaaaacaacccagcttcttttatagtctaacattagttacatcGTGTCCTTCCAagactctcctcattggctgaggggtcttcacttctcctagaaacttctcaaactctcctcattggctgaggggtcttctatGCAATGTATCTCCTCACTGCTCCTCGCTGCTCAGGCATGACAGCAGACATACTGTGCAACGGGCGacaccctgcacagcaccagctgtggccatcaaaaCCCGAGCAAGTTTGCAACAGACACCTCCCCCCCAACAAATGCATACAACAAATTGCTtacacactgccacttcaatacaccctctattcatacatactAAAGATCACCCCATTTGTAACCTCgcttaatactatgataaatgcctcagttctccccTAGGATCTTTTGTTTAACACTGtgcagttaacaacaaaaccggttttgggctggcaaaaaagaactatatacatatcatctgtttcctcctggcctgTGGTTATACGAGGACCGACAAaatggttaaagattacatatacagtgaggGTCACGTTTTATTATgcggccctagcattgtttatattgacacgaatcagatgaacacatttcacaaagggaagggtggagggaaggtgttctgaagtttgtttttatttctcattaccctactctggtttgattggcaatacattgagttaattttccccaagctgagtctgttttgcctgtgacggtaattggtgagtgatctctgctgtccttgtcttgacccaaCCCACGAGtcctttgttgtattttctctctcctgtccagctgaggtggggagtgatagagcagctttggtgggcgcctggtgtccagccagggtcagccctCCACACTGTGACAAGGCTGTATGCGTGGGCTCTGCATCAACGATGGACAAGGGCCATTAAGGTAAACACTCGTGGGGGGTTCCCTTTCTGTCCTCCGTCCATCCTCTGCTGGGCTTGCAGGTGACGAGGGGGGGAAGCCGGCGCAGGCCCAGGGCCCTCGGGCAGGCAGGGTCGGGGCGCTTCCTGGCAGTACTCGGGGGAGCAGAGTTAGCGTGACAGCTTCACGATCTGATGGGAGGGAGGGGTGACGCTTAATTATAAACTCTTCACATACATAATATACGCATTTAGGTTCGTTTTCTTGCGGCTTTCTGCCACCCGCGGGCCGGGCTGCGGCTGTCGCGTCCTCCCCTGCCCGGCCCTGGCTCCCCACGGACAGCCGCGGGCTGGCCTCGGCCGGGGCGGGGACACGCAACGCGGCGGCGGTTTctcccggggccggcggcccggcccggcccggcccggcctgcCTCcgcgccggcgggcgggcggaaCCTCGGTGCCAGCCGCCGTTTCTACCCGGCGCCTGTGGCCCCGCGGCGCGGCAGCACCGGGGGCTGCTTAGAGCGCCGCACGGGAAGCCGCCGTTGCTAGGGCTTCGGTTGGGGAAGCGGCGGGGCCTGCCGttcccccggggccgggcccggcgaTGGCGTCGCTGGGGCTGAGCGAGCGGGAGCAAGCCGGGTGCCGCGATCTCTTGGAGTTTCTCGAGACCGAGGAGCTGATGGCGCTGACGGACACCATCACCAACCGCCTGGTGCACCCGGAGAGCCGCCGAGGTGCGCGGAGGGCGGGACGGGAAGGCTGACTGCTgcggcgcccggcccggcccggccgcctctcggccgcggggcggcgggtgCTGGGGCGCGGCCGCGCGGCCCCTGCGCTCCCCTTCCCGGGCCGgacggggctgcggggccgggggctgcgggggcgcgtcccggctccgccgccgccggcggcttCGGGCCGAGCCGGCTCACGGCGGCGGGCTAGGccggggtgctggggctgcccagggcCTCTCTCGGCGGCCCGGAGAGCTGGCAGCGCCGCGCCCCGGTGCAGGGATCTGCTCGGTCGCAGCGGTTGGGAGCCTTTTTGTGCAGCGGGCCTGCGTACGAGCGAACGGCGCCGGGATTTGGCTGCTGGGAggctggggtttgttttggccAGGGAACCTGCGGCTGCCAGTGGCTCGTAGCAGGTTTTCAGATCTCGAgcacctctttttctctcttagaCGCCGGTGAGCTGTGTGCGCTGCTGTGCCCATGCTACGccctgtcagtgtttaaaaacGTATTTAAACGTCGCGTGTCTCTTGCTGGTTGTGTTAATGACGTTTGCTTTCAGGTTTGGAAGGGGTAAAAGGCAAATCAAGCGCTGAACTTAGTTCTTTGCAGAACAGAGCACTTTCAGGTGTGACCACCCCCCATCACTTTGTAGATGTTGAgatttgttttgtaaaacttAATTTTGCACATCAGTTACCTGAGGCCTCTCAGTATATTGCCCTGAAATATACTCATCCAAGAACCTTGAATATGTTTCACGTGATATAACTCAGGCCTGTAAGATTTGCCAAACGCATTTCTTCAAAAGTTCTTATGCctgcagttttttcttcttgccttttaCCTACTTTTTGCGGTGGCTGTAGgttaaattaaaagttttttggtttgttttgcttttttatttcaggtattagtcttttcttgtttaaacTTACAGTTCTTATAGGTCACATGTTAAGTACCCAGCCTCGGCTCAGGTGAGAACTGGCTACCACAACTACtttaaaagtgaatttcagTTGTGTTGTGTTTTGCCACAGGGCCCTGtagctgaatttttttgaaTGTTACATTTCAACTCACTGTCATTGTGCTATGATGTATGGTGTTTTCTTACCAACCTGGGAGGAGTAATTTTATTAGCgtggaaataaaatagatttcatTCCCTTTCCATCAGTCTTCAGGAACCTAGATGGAACCTCACTTTCACAAACTACTGTGTGTTgtctgaaaaactgcagaattcTGGTACTAGTATTCTTGTTCAGTGTACAAGGAATCAGAGGTTACCTTAGTTATCTCACTGTCTGCATTTCTGTCAATTTTCTGTTCATGGGAAACATTTGAAAGCTTGCATAGTCTTCAAAATAACAATGTGTTCTCTGACCAAATTGTGTAAACTACCTATTTGATGCAGAAATTAAGATTCACATTCCGTATTCAGAAGAACCATAAAAGATTTGCCTGgttcttcttcctctgtgtaATCTTGCTTTCAAGAAGACAGGTGGATGGCTAATTTTGAAATATCCCAGAACTTTTCAAAAGGTGAATGAAACCAAGCTCGGCTTGTGATAAGTGAAGGTGCTGTATGGTGACAAGAAGCAGGAAGCCCTAAATGAATTCGTGTTAAATGAATTTACTTTGAAGTTAAGGCTAGCCGCATCTCAGGAAGTATAGGTGAAATGCATTGTGTGCAAGAAACTTTCTATTTCTTGAAGCACTTAGAGTTCCTAAACATCTTGAAGGTACTTGaacaatattaataatttcatttggaagaaaaagctgcatcCTTTTCATCAAGCTCAAATAATTTATACTAAGTTCCAAGCAGTTATCGATACTGGAAGTAGGGATTACAAGGTAGCAAGGTCCTCATTAAAAACAGCACCGTTTTTTAAACATGTTCCCAAGTCTTTGAGTATCTTCTATGTCTAATATGATTAGGTCAGATTTCAGTCTGCAAACAAACTTTTAagtctttgcatttcatttaggCTTGTCTTGTACTGTGTTTGGAGGTGCTGGTCAGGAGTTTAAGAAATGGCATAGATTTGGGTTTTAATTGTGAGAAGCAACTGctaatttaaatttctttacttGCAGAAGCCATTCATGCCATTTTGGTTTACAGCCAAAATGTAGAAGAACTTCTGAAACGCAGAAAAGTCTATcgagaaataatttttaagtatttggcAGCACAAGGAATTCCAATGCCTCCTTCCTCTGAGAAACATCTACTCATTGATCGTGTAAAGCAGTACTGGAGTGGGCAGCTCACAACACATGCCTCAGAGTCAGGGGACAGAAAACCGCACACACAGGTaagtgctgctttctgcaagaCCTGAGGACGCTTAGCGTTGCTTTTGCAGGATAACCAGTGTAAATGTTCTAATGTACATCCAAAATGTGGCTCTCACCTGTATTTAGGGAAGGTCCTGAATCTCTTTAActcttggtttgtttggttttgattggatttttttaattaaaattacatcatcaaAAGGTGTCTGTGCCAATGTATCACTTGCAGAGCATAGTCTTCTGCTCTGTCTTGCAAAGTATATTAGTGCATTTGAACTCTAAGGTGTGGGGTCTTCtctatgcttttaatttttaagttgtaCTGTAAGCTAAAATAGAGGGTATTCACAAATAATTCTGTGGATTCAAGgacaactgaaaacagtgttaatgGTACAGGAACCCTGCATAGCCCCTTGCCATTTTTTAATGTGGTGGAACTTCTTAAACTTTTGGTATAGATCTGGGATTTCCAGTCATCCTCCAGCCACACCAGGCACTAGAGATACCATTGGTAGGGCACATCCTAGAGCACAGCAAAGAGATGCTGTTGACTGTAGATCATAGGGTGAAAATGTCTGTCAGACTGTGGTCTAAAATGTtacaggggagggagggaatggAGAGGAAACTGCCTGTTTCTAAGTGGCCTTGATCTACTTCTATAGACAGTGCAATCAAAGTAGCACTGTCTGTAAGCTGCTTTCCTTCTTACCTTTTGCAGTTAGAGTGCAGAATGGATTTTCGTGAATTTTTATACCATTGAAATGTAAAGTTTGTAGCAGTGCCAGGTCcgtgtcattttttttcccttgatatTAGTAACACTTAATACAGTGtaatgaaatgtgttttggCAATTACAGATTATTTTGAAGTTCAGAATCTTGTAATTTAGCAAAACCTCATGGTGTAATGAACTTTCAGTGGTTTATTTGTCTTGGATCTTTACCATGTAGTTCCAAATAGCCACCTTGCTCTTTCAAGTGTTGGCACTTCGGAGACCTCACGGGCAACAGCCCCACCAGCTGGACTGTTAGAGCTCCGTAGCTGTCGATAACCTACTGCACTGAGCTTTCTTTCAGGGATTAACTGATGAGAATTATGATTTAGCTGAGAAtggttttcaaaacaattttttgtgtgcatactttgggaaaaagaaaaaagtcttgctTTTGCAAGAATACTTCCCACGTATTACCCCATAGTGAAGTTTTGTGATTGAAGGTAAGTAAATTAAATTCTCCAAAGTACTTGAAACACATTCACAAGGAATGAGAAATTCAGCTAGTTTATTTATGACATAcatctttctttgcctttgttttctcttaattcTTGTGGACCTCACCATTTTGAAGTAATGGATAACATGAACCTATGTAACAGAATTATAACTTAATTACAGTTTATTGTGAAACAAATGCAGCGTTCCTATATAGAAGTCTTCAAACTTTTCATACTTAATACTTACTTAAAACCTACTTAATTTAATACTTACTAGACTTTGATGTTAGCAAACTTAacatttgatttatttctaGAAGTCTTGCTGTCAAGTTGCAAATACTGAGAAGCCCTACAAAGTAACAGTACATTTAGTTCTTGTTCAAAAAACACGTCACCTGATAGTTGGAAGTCATGTATCTTTACATTGGAAAGTTTGgatgatttttcttcagtaaaaaatCTTACCTATTGTAAGAGAAGCCAGAGGATAAACAAACTACATATGTACAAATTAAATAGGCTCACAGGACTGTTACTTGAGCATCTGATTGTTGCCTTTCACAGTGATGCTTCCTTTAGAAAGAAGTGTCCTCTAAAccaaatgtgtttttataatCAACTTAAAAACCTGTCTTAAATATCTAATTGCTAAGCAACTTGTTTCCTAAATGTTTGTGCTTAAATTTTGCTATTCTTTTACACAGTTGTAGACATGCCAAGAATTCAAATACAAGgaacggatttttttttttttcttagctttgttgccgaaatccggaataaaactccttaacagcaatgagaagttaagaagcaggcactcctttattgcagcgctgggcacatgggggatcgctccacctatcgtgtgcacctgtctgTTTtaactgtgcaggttaaatacacacctgttatacatattcactagatttccgagaaatgttatacataatcattagttTTCCGAGAAgctattaacatatgtaaatgtcctttatgcAAGCGCgttggaggtctctggtggtcttcagaagccctctggtggtcttccatagtcttcctcacttgtccgcttcttgacctcttcttaggtgattctgcgcagtacgaTTCTTGCCATCATATATTAGATTACACAAAAGTACATTCTatgttaattccttttctatGATTGGTCTTTTAATCATACCgccttattaatattcttatgttaaaacaatcattggtcgatctcacataatccattaaccagaactttgatcaaagtagggtttctaagcaacagaactgAGGTCCATAACGATTTCTTAAAGCAAACCACTATAATTAACCAATCTGTGTTAGAATTCTATGGTTAACTGACTGTCaacaatacttgtattcttatgGTTATGCTTAGCACAGTTTGTAATGTTCCTAAGTCTCTATAACTACATTGCAAACTTCACACTCCTCTCTCacgattttgttttaatcaaatctttatcaaagtatttgcaacagCTTGACCCATAATAGTATCTAAAAAATCTTACTGCTTACTTTGTTGCGCTACATATTGAGTGATACAACACTTGGAGTGGTTTGTCACCCTCATCTGATGTGGTTTTAATAACATGACCATTGATTGCTCGCTGATACTTGCTTTTGCTACTTACTGTGAATTTGGCTTCAAAACATTATACCCACCACTCTGTTGTCAGCCTCAGGAACCCATCATTAAACTTAAATATTGTTTAGAAGTATTTCTTATCCCCCTACATCTTAGATGTATTTtaggagtgtgtgtgtgtcattttctgtgaaacaagataaaaaatGGCACAAATGGCTTGTCCATAACCTATGGGGAACTAGCGGAAGATGTGTTTTGAGTAGTGTCATGCTCTCTTTAACTGGCCCATTCTTCTCTAAGGCTTCTAGACAAGACAAGAATCTTTGACCGAGCCTTTTCAAATTATTGTTTGAAGGTTTGGCTGTCTGCTAGGAATGTTTACTTTGTGTCActacttaaaaatactttctcagcAGATTCAGTGTTGAACAAAGGATTTTGTGACAGTCTGAAGGAAGGATTTTATGACAGACTGAACGAAGTGGCCTTTATTGCCAAAGTAAGCCTATGCTGCTGTGTGAAAATCCCTGCAGCCCTCCTATCCCAATGTTATATTGTGTCAGTCTGTTTTAAGTGATCAGTTGTACAATTAGAAAAGTAACTGAGATTTCTCAAGACTTTTGTCTATTTTGGAGGAGCAAAGGTAACATATGTTATGGTTTTCTTTGATTTGGGCTCTTTTCCTATTAGAAATATGCTGAAGACTACAAACATCACTCATGAAAGTGACCAAGCATCTTTTGGATGATTTTTGTCAGTCTTACCGCCAAACAGGGCTAAATTCAGGCATTCTCTCTGGTGGAGAATAAGTTCTGGAACACATTAACTCTTTGAGTTTCAGTTCTTCACAGGTTAGTTGTGCATTTTGTTAGCGTATTCCACTGACATAGGTAAAATAACCCCATAAATCAGAAGTGTTCTGTTGGCGTCAGATATTAGGATGTGCATATTCAAAATGTGACTTCCTGATAAGTACTATTTGTTCTTGTCAGCTAAATGAAGATGCAGAAATCAACACAATTTACCGAATTAAAAGGTACCAAAAAGAAGAGACTGAAGGCAACATGAAACAGGAAGAACACGTCAACATAATTGCTTATTTATAAGCACTTTTTAGTAAACTGATACGCCTTAATATGAGATTAGCTTTTCAGGTTGGGTCTGTAtccttcttgtttttctgtaagcttcttttggaaatgtaaaGGCCAGTGAAAAGTTACTAACCCAGGCACTTTTTACTCAACAGAAATTTTGTCTCTCAGTGTGAGAATCTTGGTCTGATGGAAGTTTTTCAAAAATCCTTGCCCTGCTCTTTTTCAGTAGAACCAggattttcctctttgtttatAAATTGTAGAGCAAGACAAAACTGAAGGACTATTCTAACTGTAATTCAAAGAACCTGCCCTGTTTCTCTAGATAAGATAATAatgatcttaaaaataaatgagattttactttgttgtttttctatAGGCACTCTGTCTCAGAACACTTTAGGAAGACTTAGAATGTTTAAAATGAGTATTTACGTGATTTTATGTTGTTCTAAGTGGTAATCTCGCATGTTAAGGCTAAAGagttctaagaaaaaaaaatgtgcttgaTTGCAGAGtcatggagagagagaaaagtcaCTGCAAGATGACATTCACGATCTAGGAGAAGAATTCTGTCAATGGTTCTTTGAACTCCTGAATTCTCAACATCCCTTGGGAGTAAAATctgaagaaagatggggacCAGAGCATTTTTGGGAGGATGCCAAAATGAAGTTCTGTTACAACACgttagaaaaaaacatggaagaatATGTTGGTTCAGAAATGGTGAGCCTTCGTCTGCTCTCATTGGTTAAAGAAGAATATCTTCTGTTCAACCCTAATTTGCATGCCAATGGACTGAAATGTGCCATGTCTCGGCATGGGTTAGTACTGGTAGCAGTGGCTGGCACAGTACATAGAGACAACACTTGTTTGGGCATCTTTGAACAAATTTTTGGACTCATTAACTGTCCCCTTAGGGAGAatacctggaaaataaaagttgtgAATCTTAAAATAGTTGGACAGAATGCTCTGGAGCCTGGGATGCAAATTGAAAAACCCTCCATAAGATA contains these protein-coding regions:
- the C7H3orf38 gene encoding uncharacterized protein C3orf38 homolog, which codes for MASLGLSEREQAGCRDLLEFLETEELMALTDTITNRLVHPESRREAIHAILVYSQNVEELLKRRKVYREIIFKYLAAQGIPMPPSSEKHLLIDRVKQYWSGQLTTHASESGDRKPHTQSHGEREKSLQDDIHDLGEEFCQWFFELLNSQHPLGVKSEERWGPEHFWEDAKMKFCYNTLEKNMEEYVGSEMVSLRLLSLVKEEYLLFNPNLHANGLKCAMSRHGLVLVAVAGTVHRDNTCLGIFEQIFGLINCPLRENTWKIKVVNLKIVGQNALEPGMQIEKPSIRYEPNQLQELYDGKELTVFEPQKF